One Streptomyces sp. NBC_01237 genomic region harbors:
- a CDS encoding ABC transporter ATP-binding protein, protein MASVTFDKASRVYPGSTKPAVDQLEIDIADGEFLVLVGPSGCGKSTSLRMLAGLEDVNGGAIRIGDRDVTHLPPKDRDIAMVFQNYALYPHMSVADNMGFALKIAGVNKTDIRAKVEEAAKMLDLTDYLDRKPKALSGGQRQRVAMGRAIVREPQVFLMDEPLSNLDAKLRVSTRTQIASLQRRLGITTVYVTHDQVEALTMGDRVAVLKDGLLQQVDSPRNMYDRPANLFVAGFIGSPAMNLVEVPITDGGVKFGNSVVPVSREALTAAADRGDTTVTVGIRPEHFDIVEHGGAAAKTLTKDSSDAPAGLAVSVNVVEELGADGFVYGAAQVGGEHKDLVVRVGGRAVPEKGTKLHVVPRPDELHVFATSTGERLTG, encoded by the coding sequence ATGGCCAGTGTCACGTTCGACAAGGCGTCCCGCGTCTACCCCGGCTCCACGAAGCCGGCCGTGGACCAGCTCGAGATCGACATCGCGGACGGTGAGTTCCTCGTCCTCGTCGGTCCCTCCGGTTGTGGCAAGTCGACCTCCCTGCGCATGCTCGCGGGTCTTGAGGACGTCAACGGCGGTGCGATCCGCATCGGTGACCGCGACGTCACGCACCTGCCGCCGAAGGACCGGGACATCGCCATGGTGTTCCAGAACTACGCGCTGTACCCGCACATGTCCGTCGCGGACAACATGGGCTTCGCGCTCAAGATCGCCGGTGTGAACAAGACCGACATCCGGGCGAAGGTCGAAGAGGCCGCCAAGATGCTGGACCTCACCGACTACCTGGACCGCAAGCCGAAGGCGCTCTCCGGTGGTCAGCGTCAGCGTGTCGCGATGGGCCGCGCCATCGTGCGTGAGCCGCAGGTCTTCCTCATGGACGAGCCGCTGTCGAACCTCGACGCCAAGCTCCGTGTCTCGACCCGTACGCAGATCGCGTCGCTCCAGCGCCGCCTCGGCATCACCACCGTGTACGTCACCCACGACCAGGTCGAGGCCCTCACCATGGGCGACCGGGTCGCGGTCCTCAAGGACGGGCTGCTCCAGCAGGTCGACTCGCCGCGCAACATGTACGACCGCCCGGCGAACCTCTTCGTGGCCGGCTTCATCGGCTCCCCCGCCATGAACCTGGTCGAGGTCCCGATCACCGACGGTGGCGTGAAGTTCGGCAACAGCGTCGTCCCGGTCTCCCGTGAGGCGCTCACCGCCGCCGCGGACCGTGGCGACACGACCGTCACGGTCGGCATCCGCCCCGAGCACTTCGACATCGTCGAGCACGGTGGCGCCGCCGCGAAGACCCTCACCAAGGACTCCTCGGACGCCCCGGCCGGCCTGGCCGTCTCGGTCAACGTCGTCGAGGAGCTCGGCGCCGACGGCTTCGTCTACGGTGCCGCCCAGGTCGGTGGCGAGCACAAGGACCTGGTCGTCCGCGTCGGCGGCCGCGCCGTCCCGGAGAAGGGCACCAAGCTGCACGTCGTCCCCCGCCCGGACGAGCTGCACGTCTTCGCGACCTCGACCGGTGAGCGCCTCACCGGCTGA
- a CDS encoding Imm53 family immunity protein — protein sequence MEETDLEEQEYPRQDVDRSTHDWVHAWTAEKIFHAACGPGNVTEALTLFRSWATSPTP from the coding sequence TTGGAGGAGACAGACCTGGAGGAGCAGGAGTACCCCCGCCAGGACGTCGATCGCAGCACACACGACTGGGTCCACGCGTGGACCGCCGAGAAGATCTTTCACGCCGCGTGCGGCCCCGGCAACGTCACCGAGGCCCTCACGCTATTCCGCTCCTGGGCGACCTCGCCCACTCCCTGA